GTCAGCTAAGGTCCCAAAGTAATAGTTAAGTGGGAAACGATGTGAGAAGGCCCAGACAGCCAGGAGGTTGGCTTAGAAGCAGCCACCCTTTAAAGAAAGCGTAATAGCTCACTGGTCGAGTCGGCTCGCGCGGAAGATGTAACGGGGCTCAAACTATTCACCGAAGCTACGGGTGGTCAGAAGACAGATGACAGAGGACAGAAGACAGTGAAGAACGATGAATCGTCACTTCGCTGCTATAGTTCCCTCTTTCATCATTGAAAGATGTACAGAAGCAATGAATGAGTCGGCTAAAACTGTTAATGGCTTTGAAGACCTTGAAGTATTCAAAAGAGCTTACAAGGTATCTTTGGAAATTCACTCACTGAGCTTGAATTTTCCGAAGCACGAACAATTTGCAGGGTTAGCGGATCAAATGCGTCGAGCCAGTAAAGGTATCTGCGCAAACATTGCGGAAGGCTATGGTAAATAAAGCGTATCTAACGCTGAGTTTCGAAGGTTTTTATTAATGGCCATCGGATCAGCCGACGAAATGCGAGTCTGGACGAGATACAGTCTTGACCTTGGTTATATAACCTTGAATCAATGGCAAGCTCTGAAGGCTGAATACCAACAAATAGCCCGGATGTTGACAGGATTACACAGAAGCTGGAAATAGCTTCTAAGCAACCTGTCCTCCGTCTTCTGTCATCTGTCTTCTGATTGCGGTAGAGGAGCGTTGTGTAAGCGGTTGAAGGTGTGCCGGGAGGCATGCTGGACGTATCACAAGTGCGAATGCTGACATGAGTAACGATAAAGGGAGTGAGATCCTCCCTCGCCGGAAGACCAAGGGTTCCTGCGCAACGCTAATCGGCGCAGGGTGAGTCGGCCCCTAAGGTGAGGTCGAAAGACGTAATCGATGGGAAACAGGTTAATATTCCTGTACTCCTTTTGACTGCGACGGAGTGACGGAGAAGGCTAGGCCGGCAGGGCGATGGTTGTCCCTGTTTAAGGTCGTAGGCTGTGGGTTCAGGCAAATCCGGACCCACAAAGCCGAGAACTGATGACGAACCCACTACGGTGGGGAAGTGGTTGATGCCATGCTTCCAGGAAAAACTTCTAAGCTTCAGGTCAAAAGGAACCGTACCCCAAACCGACACAGGTGGTCAGGTAGAGAATACCAAGGCGCTTGAGAGAACTTGGGTGAAGGAACTAGGCAAAATGGCACCGTAACTTCGGGAGAAGGTGCGCCGGCTGGTGTGAAGGGCTTGCCCCGTAAGCACCGGCTGGTCGAAGATACCAGGTGGCTGCGACTGTTTATTAAAAACACAGCACTGTGCTAACACGTAAGTGGACGTATACGGTGTGACGCCTGCCCGGTGCCGGAAGGTTAATTGATGGGGTTAGCTTCGGCGAAGCTCTTGATCGAAGCCCCGGTAAACGGCGGCCGTAACTATAACGGTCCTAAGGTAGCGAAATTCCTTGTCGGGTAAGTTCCGACCTGCACGAATGGCGTAACGATGGCCACGCTGTCTCCACCCAAGACTCAGTGAAATTGAAATCGCTGTTAAGATGCAGTGTATCCGCGGCTAGACGGAAAGACCCCGTGAACCTTTACTACAGCTTCACAGTGGATCTTGATGTTGCTTGTGTAGGATAGGTGGGAGGCTTTGAAACGTGGACGCCAGTCTGCGTGGAGCCGACCTTGAAATACCACCCTGGCAATATTGAGGTTCTAACCCAGGTCCCTAACCGGGATCGGGGACATTGTGTGGTGGGTAGTTTGACTGGGGCGGTCTCCTCCCAAAGAGTAACGGAGGAGCACGAAGGTTGGCTAAGCACGGTCGGACATCGTGCGGTTAGTGTAAAGGCACAAGCCAGCTTGACTGCGAGACGTACATGTCGAGCAGGTACGAAAGTAGGTCTTAGTGATCCGGTGGTTCTGCATGGAAGGGCCATCGCTCAACGGATAAAAGGTACTCCGGGGATAACAGGCTGATACCGCCCAAGAGTTCACATCGACGGCGGTGTTTGGCACCTCGATGTCGGCTCATCACATCCTGGGGCTGAAGCCGGTCCCAAGGGTATGGCTGTTCGCCATTTAAAGTGGTACGCGAGCTGGGTTTAGAACGTCGTGAGACAGTTCGGTCCCTATCTGCCGTGGACGTTGGAAGTTTGAGGAGAGCTGCTCCTAGTACGAGAGGACCGGAGTGGACGAACCACTGGTGTTCGGGTTGTGTCGCCAGACGCATTGCCCGGTAGCTAAGTTCGGACGGGATAACCGCTGAAAGCATCTAAGCGGGAAGCCCCCTTCAAGATGAGACTTCCCTTGGCCTTCGAGGCCACATAAGAGACGTTGAAGACTACGACGTTGATAGGCGGGGTGTGTAAGCGTTGTGAGGCGTTGAGCTAACCCGTACTAATGACTCGAGAGGCTTGACCATATAACGCCAAAGCGATTTGAAGAGCTTGAAGCTATAAGCTTGAAGCCGGAAGCTGTACGCAATAGTGAGAGAGTGTAGAGCAAGAATAAACAAAGCTGTTTAAGTATATTTTGGATTCCAGGAGCGTTCAGCTTTAAGCTTATAGCTTCCAGCTTGAGAGCCGAAGGCTCGACCAGTTTTGCCTGGTGACCATAGAGTGTTGGAACCACCCGATCCCATCCCGAACTCGGAAGTGAAACGACGCATCGCCGATGGTAGTGTGGGGCTTCCCCATGTGAGAGTAGGTCATCGCCAGGCACTCATTTAGAAAACCCCAATCGAGAAATCGGTTGGGGTTTTTGCTATGTGCTGAAAAAATAATAAAGATATTAAATGAATTCTAAAGACGCCCCCTGCGTTGATAAATATCAACTTAATTTAAAATCACAAAACATATTATTCCCGCATCGCAAATTTCAAGCCATTGTATGCACTGATGCCCAGATAAACGTCAGTGGTTTATTTTTTTTCAGGGGGAATTTATGAGTAAAAGCAGTGAAAGAAAAGAGTGGGGGCTTATTAGTAAGTTAGTAGTCGGAATTGCTTCAGGTGTAGCAATTGGATTCTTTGCTGATGAATCAATTATGAGTGTGGTCGGCTCATTCAAACATGTTCTTGGGCAATTTATATTTTTCACCATACCACTGGTTATTATTGGCTTTATTGCTCCCGCTATTACACGACTACGGCATAATGCCAATAAAATGCTTGGAGCCGGTATCTGTATCGCCTACTTGTCATCAGTTGGCGCAGCTATCATGGCTTACGTGGCAGGGAGTTTAATTATTCCTCATCTTTCTGTACCCACCGCTTTAGAAAGTCTGCGACAGCTTCCAGAAGCTGGATTCAAACTGGATATTCCACCTTTAATGTCTGTAATGACGGCTCTGGTAACAGCTATTTTGCTGGGCACAACGGTATTAGGAACTAAAGCAGAGTCTTTTGAAAAAGCTCTCAATGAGTTTGAAAACATTATGATGATGGTTGTGAAAAAAATGGTTATTCCCGTATTGCCGTTTTTTATTGCAACAACCTTTGCGGGTTTGACTTATCAGGGGACGTTGACAGAACAGTTGCCGGTATTTCTGAAAGTTGTGGTCATTGCGCTAATCGGTCATGCTGTCTGGCTGGCTGTACTCTACGGTATAGCAGGCGCTATTTCAGGTAAAAACCCTCTGGAAGTTTTAAAGCACTACGGCCCGGCTTATCTGACTGCTGTCGGTACTATGTCTGGTGCAGCAACACTGCCTGTAGCCTTGAGCTGTGCTCGTAAATCTAAAGTTCTCACCAATGATACAGTGGATTTTATGGTTCCTCTTGGTACTACTATCCATCTGTGTGGTTCAGTGCTGACCGAAACATTCTTTGTAATGGTCATCTCTTTGATGCTGTATGGTGCGTTGCCAGGCTTTGGCACTATGCTTACATTTATTCTGTTATTTGGTATTTTTGCTGTTGGTGCTCCGGGCGTACCTGGCGGCACAGTGATGGCGTCAATGGGTATTGTTGTTGGTGTTCTGGGCTTTGACCCTGCCGGTGTTGCTTTATTGCTGGCCATTTTTGCTTTGCAGGATAGCTTTGGTACCGCCTGTAATGTTACCGGAGATGGAGCCATTACCCTTATGCTGGAGGGGCTCTTTAACAAAAACGGAGAGTTATCAGCTGAAGCGTCAAAAACTGCTGCAGATACTGTATCAGGAAATGTTGTTGGTACTGCCCATTCCTGACAGCTATTAAACTGGAACTCTGGGAGCGAACCATTAAAATACCGCCTTCACGAGATTAAGGGTTTTATTATGGCGATTAATTGGTTTCCCGGGCATATGCACAAGGCTCGAAAGGAGATCAAAAAGGTTATTCCGGAAGTTGATCTGATCATCGAAGTTCTGGATGCCCGGCTTCCTTTCAGCAGTGGAAACCCACTGGTGCCATCCCTGCGTGGAGATACGCCTTATATCAAGGTGCTCAATAAAAGCGATCTTGCTGATCCGGTGGTTACCCAGCAGTGGCAGCAGCACATGGAGAAAGAAAAAGGTGTAAAGGCTATTGCCACCACCAATAACCAGCCTGATAAAGTGCGCGGCCTGTTGCCTCTGGCAGAAAGTATGGTGAATCGTAATCTGGAGTTGAAGCCGTTGCGAGCCATGATTCTGGGGATTCCCAACGTGGGCAAGTCCACCATGATCAATACGCTGGCTAACCGGATTATTGCCAAAACTGGCAATGTGCCTGCGGTGACCAGACAACAGCAACGCATCAAACTGCCGAACGGAATGATCCTGCTGGATACTCCGGGCTTTCTCTGGCCCAAGTTAGAGCCGGAAGCCTGTGGTTATCGTCTGGCGATCTCCGGTGCCATTAAGGACGCAGTGATTGAGTACGAAGATATTGCCTACTTTGCGGCTGAGTATTTTTTGAAAGCTTACCCGGAAGCACTGAAGCAGCGCTTTCAGATCCATGACCTGCCAGACAATGAAATTGAACTGATGGATATGATTGCACAGCGCCGCAACTGTATGCGTCGTGGTGGCATTGCGGATACCCACAAGGTGTCCGAGATTCTTCTGAATGAGTTCCGCAGTGGTGGTTTTGGTCGCCTGAGTCTGGAAACCCCGGATATTATTGAGCATGAAATGGAACTTCTGATGGCTCAGAGAGCTGAGGAAGAGGACAAGAAAGAAGCAAAGAAAGCTCCCCGAAAAAAACGACGATAGCTCAATAGAACCGACAGTAAGGTTGTTAGAAACATACAGCCTTACTTCCCCCTCACCGCCATGCTATTTTTACCCCTGAAAAACATAATAAGAAAACAGGTTCTAAAATGTTTCCATTCCTGAAAGCACGTTCGCCGAAACAAAGGTGGCTAATGTGCGGCTTTTTTCTCACTTTTTCTTTACTGCTGATTCTTTTTTTGTGGGTGAATAACACGCTACGAAACAGCCTCCCGGTGTTGGACGGCAATGTTCGGGTACAGGGCATTGATTTCCCGGTTACTATTGAACGTGACAGCTATGGTGTTCCCTCGATTATTGGCAACAATCGAACAGATGTCGCTTTTGCTACGGGGTATCTTCATGCTCAGGAGCGCTTTTTCCAGATGGACCTGGGCCGTCGAAATTCTTCCGGTGAGTTGTCCGAGCTGGTTGGCTCAGTCGCACTTGAGCACGATAAACGACAACGGAAGCATCGGTTCAGGCTGGTTGCCCAACAGGCTCAAACATTACTGCCCGACCAGCACCTGAAAATTCTTAACGCTTATACAAAAGGCGTTAATGCGGGCTTGACGGGACTGGATTCCAAACCCTTTGAGTACTGGCTATTAAATGTTGAGCCACAGCTTTGGGCCAATGAAGATACCTTTCTGACCGTGTTCAGCATGTATCTGGACTTAAACGACGGTGACGCAGGGCTCGACAAGACCAAAGGGTATCTGGAACAAGTCGTTCCAAGAGAGGTGGTTGAATTCCTGTCACCTTTGCGAACCCGCTGGGATTCCCCCCTGGTTGCAGACAGCCTTCCCGAACCTGTCCTGCCCGATTCAGAGCAGGTAAACCTTCGTAGCAAACCCCTGAATATCTATAACAACCTGACGGGAACATTGGTTGAAGAGGCTGCCATTGGCAGCAACAACTGGGCGGTAGCCGGTGAATTGACTGATCATGGTGGTGCTATCGTCGAGAATGATATGCATCTTAACCACAGGGTTCCCAATGTCTGGTATCGGGCACAGTTTCGATACCCTCATCCTGATAACGGTCAGCCTGATGTTCGAATAACCGGTGTTTCCCTGCCGGGCACTCCGATCATTGTCGTTGGGAGCAATGGCTCTGTGGCCTGGAGTTTCACCAACAGTTATGGTGACTGGGTGGATCTGGTTGCTCTGGATATTGAAGGCAATGTTTATCAGACGAACGAAGGGTTTGAGCCTCTGTACCAATGGTCAGAAACGATTCCGGTAAAAGGTCAGGAACCGGTTATTGTTGACTATCAGGCAACCCGTTGGGGGCCGGTTGTTGAATCGCTTTCAGGTGATAATCAATACGCCTTACGCTGGACGGCTCATAATCCAAAGGCAACAAACCTCAATCTGATTGAGCTGGAAACAGCTACAACGACCAGACAGGCGATGACTGTCGCCAATACCAGCGGTATCCCTCCACAGAACTTTACCGTAGGAGATCGTCACGGCAACATAGGCTGGACCATCGCAGGTCAAATACCATCAAGGCTTGAGCTGGATTCAACTTATCCTCTCCCATGGAGTCAGGCAGATTTACAGTGGGCTCGCTGGTTGACACCCGATGAATACCCGGCAGTGTTCAATCCTGAGTCTCAGCGGATATGGACTGCTAATGCCCGGGTAGCTTCCGGTGACAGCTATAAAAAGCTGGGTAATGGTGGCTATGCGCTTGGGCCAAGGCAGTTGCAGATACGAAATGCTCTGATGAGCCTGAAACAGGCTG
Above is a genomic segment from Endozoicomonas euniceicola containing:
- a CDS encoding dicarboxylate/amino acid:cation symporter, with the translated sequence MSKSSERKEWGLISKLVVGIASGVAIGFFADESIMSVVGSFKHVLGQFIFFTIPLVIIGFIAPAITRLRHNANKMLGAGICIAYLSSVGAAIMAYVAGSLIIPHLSVPTALESLRQLPEAGFKLDIPPLMSVMTALVTAILLGTTVLGTKAESFEKALNEFENIMMMVVKKMVIPVLPFFIATTFAGLTYQGTLTEQLPVFLKVVVIALIGHAVWLAVLYGIAGAISGKNPLEVLKHYGPAYLTAVGTMSGAATLPVALSCARKSKVLTNDTVDFMVPLGTTIHLCGSVLTETFFVMVISLMLYGALPGFGTMLTFILLFGIFAVGAPGVPGGTVMASMGIVVGVLGFDPAGVALLLAIFALQDSFGTACNVTGDGAITLMLEGLFNKNGELSAEASKTAADTVSGNVVGTAHS
- the ylqF gene encoding ribosome biogenesis GTPase YlqF, yielding MAINWFPGHMHKARKEIKKVIPEVDLIIEVLDARLPFSSGNPLVPSLRGDTPYIKVLNKSDLADPVVTQQWQQHMEKEKGVKAIATTNNQPDKVRGLLPLAESMVNRNLELKPLRAMILGIPNVGKSTMINTLANRIIAKTGNVPAVTRQQQRIKLPNGMILLDTPGFLWPKLEPEACGYRLAISGAIKDAVIEYEDIAYFAAEYFLKAYPEALKQRFQIHDLPDNEIELMDMIAQRRNCMRRGGIADTHKVSEILLNEFRSGGFGRLSLETPDIIEHEMELLMAQRAEEEDKKEAKKAPRKKRR
- a CDS encoding penicillin acylase family protein — protein: MCGFFLTFSLLLILFLWVNNTLRNSLPVLDGNVRVQGIDFPVTIERDSYGVPSIIGNNRTDVAFATGYLHAQERFFQMDLGRRNSSGELSELVGSVALEHDKRQRKHRFRLVAQQAQTLLPDQHLKILNAYTKGVNAGLTGLDSKPFEYWLLNVEPQLWANEDTFLTVFSMYLDLNDGDAGLDKTKGYLEQVVPREVVEFLSPLRTRWDSPLVADSLPEPVLPDSEQVNLRSKPLNIYNNLTGTLVEEAAIGSNNWAVAGELTDHGGAIVENDMHLNHRVPNVWYRAQFRYPHPDNGQPDVRITGVSLPGTPIIVVGSNGSVAWSFTNSYGDWVDLVALDIEGNVYQTNEGFEPLYQWSETIPVKGQEPVIVDYQATRWGPVVESLSGDNQYALRWTAHNPKATNLNLIELETATTTRQAMTVANTSGIPPQNFTVGDRHGNIGWTIAGQIPSRLELDSTYPLPWSQADLQWARWLTPDEYPAVFNPESQRIWTANARVASGDSYKKLGNGGYALGPRQLQIRNALMSLKQADEDAMLAIALDHRGIYMNDWRQLALEALTESARAGHRGRESFYRYLSEWSGEAAVDDVGYRLTREFNDNVTLKVLQSLGRYFSSLSEGVAPDIDDSWLQKLNHEEEMIWRLLDERPMHWLSPQYESWDELLLESIDDVIASLGGESGLARASWGQRNKAKINHPLSSALPVIGQWLNMPAVPLSGDVWTPKAQKPSSGVSERIVVAPGREEDGIFHMPGGQSGHPLSPFYKLGYMDWVNGSKTPFLPQETRYTLTLTPES